The Pan paniscus chromosome 15, NHGRI_mPanPan1-v2.0_pri, whole genome shotgun sequence genome includes a window with the following:
- the LOC100983069 gene encoding LOW QUALITY PROTEIN: lysine-rich nucleolar protein 1-like (The sequence of the model RefSeq protein was modified relative to this genomic sequence to represent the inferred CDS: inserted 2 bases in 1 codon; deleted 1 base in 1 codon), with protein MITKTHKVDPGLPEKKKKKKVVKEPETRYSVLNNDDYFADVSPLRATSPSKSVAHGQAPEMPLVKKKKKKKKGVSTLCEEHVEPETTLPARRTEKSPSLRKQVLGHLEFLSGEKKNKKSPLAMSHASGVKTSPDPRQGEEETRVGKKLKKHKKEKKGAQDPTAFSVQDPWFSEAREARDVGDTCSVGKKDEEQAALGQKRKRKSPREHNGKVKKKKKIHQEGDALPGHSKPSRSMESSPRKGSKKKPVKVEAPEYIPISDDPKASAKKKMKSKKKVEQPVIEEPALKRKKKKKRKESGVAGDPWKEETDTDLEVVLEKKGNMDEAHIDQVRRKALQEEIDRESGRTEASETRKWTGTQFGQWDTAGFENEDQKLKFLXLMGGFKNLSPSFSRPASTIARPNMALDKKAADSLQQNLQRDYDRAMSWKYSREAGLGFSTAPNKIFYIDRNASKSVKLED; from the exons ATGATCACCAAGACACACAAAGTAGACCCTGGGCtcccagagaagaaaaagaagaagaaagtggtCAAAGAACCAGAGACTCGATACTCAGTTTTAAACAATGATGATTACTTCGCTGATGTTTCTCCTTTAAGAGCTACATCCCCCTCTAAGAGTGTGGCCCATGGGCAGGCACCTGAGATGCCCCtagtgaagaaaaagaagaagaaaaagaagggtgTCAGCACCCTTTGCGAGGAGCATGTAGAACCTGAGACCACGCTGCCTGCCAGACGGACAGAGAAGTCACCCAGCCTCAGGAAGCAGGTGCTTGGCCACTTGGAGTTCCtcagtggggaaaagaaaaataagaagtcaCCTCTAGCCATGTCCCATGCCTCTGGGGTGAAAACCTCCCCAGACCCTAGACAGGGTGAGGAGGAAACCAGAGTTGGCAAGAAGCTCAAAAAgcacaagaaggaaaaaaagggggcCCAGGACCCCACAGCCTTCTCAGTCCAGGACCCTTGGTTCTCTGAGGCCAGGGAGGCCAGGGATGTTGGGGACACTTGCTCAGTGGGGAAGAAGGATGAGGAACAGGCAGCCTTGGGGCAGAAACGGAAGCGGAAGAGCCCCAGAGAACACAATGGGaaggtgaagaag aaaaaaaaaatccaccaggaGGGAGACGCCCTCCCAGGCCACTCCAAGCCCTCCAGGTCCATGGAGAGCAGCCCTAGGAAAGGAAGTAAAAAGAAGCCAGTCAAAGTTGAGGCTCCAGAATACATCCCCATAAGTGATGACCCTAAGGCCTCCgcaaagaaaaagatgaagtcCAAAAAGAAGGTAGAGCAGCCAGTCATCGAGGAGCCAGctctgaaaaggaagaaaaagaagaagaggaaagagagtggCGTAGCAGGAGACCCTTGGAAGGAGGAAACAGACACAGACTTAGAGGTGGTGTtggaaaaaaaaggcaacatGGATGAGGCGCACATAGACCAGGTGAGGCGAAAGGCCTTGCAAGAAGAGATCGATCGCGAGTCAGGCAGAACGGAAGCTTCTGAAACCAGGAAGTGGACGGGAACCCAGTTTGGCCAGTGGGATACTGCTGGTTTTGAGAACGAGGACCAGAAACTGAAATTTCT ACTTATGGGTGGCTTCAAAAACCTGTCCCCTTCGTTCAGCCGCCCCGCCAGCACGATTGCAAGGCCCAACATGGCCCTCGACAAGAAGGCGGCTGACAGCCTGCAGCAGAATCTGCAGCGGGACTACGACCGGGCCATGAGCTGGAAGTACAGCCGGGAGGCCGGCCTCGGCTTCTCCACCGCCCCCAACAAGATCTTTTACATTGACAGGAACGCTTCCAAGTCAGTCAAGCTGGAAGATTAA